In a single window of the Terriglobus roseus genome:
- the rlmN gene encoding 23S rRNA (adenine(2503)-C(2))-methyltransferase RlmN, which produces MAALFGKSLPELTELLTALGQKPYRARQLWDALYRQRVDTIDTITTLPAELRAHLSEDHAIELPQMVQTAVSVDGTERYLMRMADGETVETVWMPDGDGVENTDDAEDSADHRADGKLTFSSRKLQANGLPVDKRNWGALAEAGYRRATICISSQVGCAVNCQFCLTAKLGIRRDLTAGEIAGQVAAVLNRHKVQIGKDRINLVFMGMGEPFLNYDNFMKSVLLLVEGIGIPASRMTVSTSGIEPAIRRFATETVRPNLALSLNASNDVVREQIMPITRKWKIEALLDAVRTIPMTKRDWVTFEYVMLGGVNDQPVHAHEVLALLKGMHAKVNLIVWNPGPGIAYTQPTPEDVDVFQQTLIRNGLPTYIRRPRGRDIYAACGQLKRTVEPEKPADALVQLTA; this is translated from the coding sequence ATGGCTGCACTCTTTGGCAAGTCGCTACCGGAACTGACCGAGCTTCTAACCGCACTCGGGCAGAAGCCGTACCGCGCCCGGCAGCTATGGGACGCCCTTTACCGGCAGCGTGTCGATACCATCGACACCATCACCACCTTGCCCGCAGAACTCCGCGCCCACCTCTCGGAGGACCACGCCATCGAACTCCCGCAGATGGTGCAGACCGCCGTCTCCGTCGACGGCACCGAGCGTTACCTGATGCGGATGGCCGACGGCGAAACTGTCGAGACCGTGTGGATGCCGGACGGTGACGGCGTCGAAAACACCGATGACGCGGAAGACTCCGCAGACCACCGCGCAGACGGCAAGCTCACGTTCAGCTCCAGGAAGCTCCAGGCAAACGGTCTGCCTGTCGACAAGCGCAACTGGGGCGCGCTGGCCGAGGCTGGTTATCGCCGCGCCACCATCTGTATTTCGAGCCAGGTCGGCTGCGCGGTCAACTGCCAGTTCTGCCTAACTGCCAAACTGGGCATACGTCGAGACCTGACCGCAGGTGAGATCGCCGGGCAGGTCGCCGCCGTTCTCAATCGCCACAAGGTCCAGATCGGCAAGGACCGCATCAACCTGGTGTTCATGGGCATGGGCGAGCCCTTCCTGAACTATGACAACTTCATGAAGTCGGTTCTGCTGCTTGTTGAGGGCATCGGTATTCCGGCCTCGCGCATGACGGTCAGCACCAGCGGCATCGAACCCGCCATTCGCCGCTTTGCCACAGAGACCGTGCGCCCCAACCTCGCACTCTCGCTCAACGCCAGCAACGACGTGGTTCGAGAGCAGATCATGCCCATCACGCGCAAGTGGAAGATCGAGGCGCTGCTCGACGCCGTCCGCACGATTCCAATGACGAAGCGCGACTGGGTCACCTTCGAATACGTCATGCTCGGCGGCGTCAACGATCAGCCTGTGCACGCGCACGAGGTGCTCGCCCTGCTCAAGGGCATGCACGCCAAGGTGAACCTGATCGTCTGGAACCCAGGCCCCGGCATCGCCTACACGCAGCCCACGCCCGAAGACGTCGACGTCTTCCAGCAGACGCTCATTCGCAATGGCCTGCCCACCTACATCCGCCGCCCGCGCGGCCGCGACATCTACGCCGCCTGCGGCCAGCTCAAGCGCACCGTCGAGCCAGAAAAGCCCGCCGACGCGCTCGTCCAGCTCACGGCATAA
- a CDS encoding tetratricopeptide repeat protein has translation MKANARVSATVALLLSLGMLTGCAKLKARDQLTKGVAAFKNAQYEQATNAFQKAIEYDPNYDTAKLYLATAYSYEVVPNLEDAGNLKLADKAIAGFKDYLVSHPGDKVSLQQLASIYRNVKKYAEAKEYEQQVIAVDPKDAEAHYTIGFVDWVEAYDNARKALALDGLTDNGEGNPKMSKATCAKLKEQNTPLVTDALSHLQQAIQINPNYDEAFQYLNLVWRRKADLDCGDPAAQKADLANADKATQDAMGARKINEQKKEEKATKGQVTAQ, from the coding sequence ATGAAAGCTAACGCACGTGTATCCGCCACGGTCGCTCTTCTGCTGTCGCTTGGAATGCTGACTGGCTGCGCCAAGCTGAAAGCACGCGACCAGCTCACCAAGGGCGTTGCGGCGTTCAAGAATGCGCAATATGAGCAGGCGACGAATGCCTTCCAGAAGGCGATCGAGTACGACCCGAACTACGATACGGCGAAGCTGTACCTGGCAACCGCGTACTCGTATGAGGTTGTTCCAAACCTCGAAGATGCCGGCAATCTGAAGCTCGCCGACAAGGCCATCGCTGGCTTCAAGGACTATCTCGTATCCCACCCCGGTGACAAGGTTTCCCTGCAGCAGCTCGCTTCCATCTATCGCAACGTTAAGAAGTACGCTGAAGCGAAGGAATACGAGCAGCAGGTGATCGCTGTTGACCCGAAGGACGCTGAAGCACATTACACCATTGGCTTCGTGGACTGGGTCGAGGCGTATGACAATGCTCGCAAGGCACTCGCTCTGGATGGCCTGACCGATAACGGCGAAGGCAATCCCAAGATGAGCAAGGCCACCTGCGCAAAGCTGAAGGAGCAGAACACGCCCCTGGTGACCGACGCCCTGAGCCACTTGCAGCAGGCGATCCAGATCAATCCGAACTACGACGAGGCTTTCCAGTACCTGAACCTTGTCTGGCGCCGCAAGGCTGACTTGGACTGTGGCGATCCCGCAGCCCAGAAGGCGGATCTCGCGAACGCTGACAAGGCGACACAGGACGCGATGGGCGCTCGCAAGATCAACGAGCAGAAGAAGGAAGAAAAGGCTACCAAGGGCCAGGTCACGGCGCAGTAA
- a CDS encoding biopolymer transporter ExbD — MGMGGGGGKGQRSDINVTPLIDVLLVLLIIFMVIQPNTVRGLDTLVPQPPKKEDAQKEPDQRTVVVQVQGAANGAPTYKINEDQVTLDTLTAKLTDIFARRNDKVMFVKGDKDVDFGAVLPVINDGHAAGVDNIGIITPAVEAGK; from the coding sequence ATGGGCATGGGAGGCGGAGGCGGTAAAGGGCAACGGAGTGACATTAACGTGACCCCGCTCATCGACGTTCTTCTGGTGCTGCTGATCATCTTCATGGTCATCCAGCCCAATACCGTACGCGGCCTGGATACACTGGTGCCCCAGCCGCCGAAGAAGGAAGACGCGCAGAAGGAACCGGATCAGCGTACAGTCGTTGTCCAGGTTCAGGGTGCCGCCAATGGCGCGCCCACGTACAAAATCAACGAAGATCAGGTTACGCTCGATACACTCACCGCAAAGCTGACGGACATCTTTGCCCGTCGCAACGACAAGGTGATGTTCGTCAAGGGTGACAAAGACGTAGACTTCGGTGCGGTTCTGCCGGTCATCAATGACGGCCATGCTGCCGGCGTCGATAACATCGGCATCATCACCCCTGCGGTCGAAGCAGGTAAGTAA
- a CDS encoding ExbD/TolR family protein, translating to MAQATRDEGKKVNSDINVTPMVDVMLVLLIIFMVVTPMLNNKVNVELPQAAAAVVMEDANKEDSIVVAVTRDGKTFLGGDQITADTLGPKISEKLENKTDKRVYFRGDQRANYGKVMEAIDGIRTAGVSQLGMIADKPLI from the coding sequence ATGGCACAGGCAACTCGTGACGAAGGTAAGAAGGTAAATTCAGACATCAATGTCACTCCGATGGTGGACGTGATGCTGGTGCTCCTGATCATCTTCATGGTCGTCACCCCCATGCTGAACAATAAGGTCAACGTCGAACTGCCGCAGGCAGCTGCAGCAGTCGTGATGGAAGACGCAAACAAGGAAGACTCGATCGTCGTGGCAGTTACACGCGATGGCAAGACCTTCCTCGGTGGCGATCAGATCACGGCAGACACTCTTGGCCCTAAGATCTCGGAAAAGCTTGAAAACAAGACCGATAAGCGTGTCTACTTCCGCGGCGACCAGCGCGCGAACTACGGCAAGGTCATGGAAGCCATTGACGGCATCCGCACAGCAGGCGTCAGCCAACTGGGCATGATCGCCGACAAGCCGCTGATCTAA
- a CDS encoding MotA/TolQ/ExbB proton channel family protein gives MILAHAAASFAHVPATLGMFFQEAEGGAASSGFSILGMLKNMGWIDLAVVGILFIMSIWSLAVMIDRALYFSAARKQSREFAPKVAGALKDGRLDEAIKVADRSKKSHLAEVVTAGLQEFRSYGSGGAISDEQIESSKRALERSEAIVHAKLKRGLGSLATIGSTAPFIGLFGTVIGILHAFQEIAKSKSSGIGAVAGGISEALVTTAFGLLVAIPAVMCFNYFTNKVESFDVEMDNSSSELVDYFIKQSSR, from the coding sequence GTGATTCTCGCTCACGCAGCAGCAAGCTTCGCCCATGTACCCGCCACTCTCGGCATGTTCTTCCAGGAAGCAGAGGGCGGCGCAGCCTCCTCAGGCTTCTCCATCTTGGGCATGCTCAAGAACATGGGCTGGATCGATCTCGCCGTCGTCGGCATCCTGTTCATCATGTCGATCTGGTCGCTCGCAGTCATGATCGATCGCGCCCTGTACTTCTCGGCAGCCCGCAAGCAGTCCCGCGAGTTCGCTCCGAAGGTTGCAGGCGCTCTGAAGGATGGCCGTCTCGACGAAGCAATCAAGGTGGCAGACCGTTCGAAGAAGTCGCACCTCGCTGAAGTTGTTACGGCTGGCCTGCAGGAGTTCCGCTCCTACGGTTCGGGTGGCGCAATCTCCGACGAGCAGATCGAGTCCTCCAAGCGCGCTCTTGAGCGCTCGGAAGCTATCGTTCACGCCAAGCTGAAGCGCGGCCTGGGTTCGCTCGCAACGATCGGTTCCACGGCTCCCTTCATCGGCCTCTTCGGTACGGTTATCGGTATTCTCCACGCCTTCCAGGAAATCGCGAAGAGCAAGTCTTCGGGTATCGGCGCAGTCGCCGGCGGTATCTCGGAAGCTCTGGTCACGACCGCGTTCGGTCTGCTCGTCGCCATCCCTGCCGTTATGTGCTTCAACTACTTCACGAACAAGGTTGAGTCCTTCGACGTTGAGATGGACAACAGCTCCTCCGAGCTGGTCGACTACTTCATCAAGCAGTCGAGCCGCTAA
- a CDS encoding energy transducer TonB, giving the protein MFEDSLVESSGKLKSKSTRYMWLTGAFNLAIVGVMILIPLLYPDALPKTAMTAMLSAPPPPPPPPPPPPPAQVVKVVKAVAVMDAFTAPTKIPKKIDMTHEDPPPPANVAGVAGAGMGAAGGSAGGIMGGLGLGAAPAPVVKAAPPKPAGPAKISSGVMAGQVITKTQPVYPPIAKAAHVSGSVILHAIISKTGAVEQLSVVSGPEMLRANAIAAVQTWKYKPYMLNGEPTEVDTTITVNFSFGS; this is encoded by the coding sequence ATGTTCGAAGATTCGTTGGTGGAGTCCTCCGGAAAGTTGAAGTCGAAGTCGACCCGTTATATGTGGCTTACGGGCGCCTTCAACCTCGCGATTGTTGGGGTGATGATTCTTATCCCTCTGCTGTACCCGGATGCGCTTCCCAAGACGGCTATGACGGCGATGTTGTCCGCGCCGCCGCCTCCACCTCCGCCGCCCCCGCCTCCACCACCTGCACAGGTTGTGAAGGTCGTTAAGGCCGTGGCAGTGATGGATGCGTTCACCGCTCCCACCAAGATCCCCAAGAAGATCGACATGACCCATGAAGATCCGCCACCGCCGGCCAACGTCGCCGGAGTCGCTGGAGCTGGCATGGGCGCTGCAGGCGGATCCGCTGGCGGCATCATGGGCGGCCTGGGTCTGGGTGCTGCTCCCGCTCCTGTGGTCAAGGCTGCACCGCCGAAGCCCGCCGGTCCGGCAAAGATTTCCAGCGGTGTTATGGCAGGACAGGTCATCACCAAGACGCAGCCTGTTTATCCTCCGATTGCAAAGGCAGCACACGTCTCTGGTTCGGTGATCCTGCACGCGATCATCTCCAAGACCGGCGCTGTCGAGCAGCTGTCGGTTGTGTCCGGTCCGGAGATGCTCCGCGCCAACGCAATCGCCGCTGTGCAGACCTGGAAGTACAAGCCTTATATGTTGAACGGCGAGCCGACGGAAGTCGACACGACCATCACCGTGAATTTCTCCTTCGGTAGCTAA
- the secF gene encoding protein translocase subunit SecF: protein MELFRDVKIDWLSKKWFFLGFSLIFSVAGVLSMLFWHHVPVGIDFKGGTQVRVSFPTAPNEDHLRQAMDRAGIHDASIQRLTGGSTGNEAVITLPQANDSNADSARTAVVGALANNYKDSSYKIEDAYTVGPTAGKQLTRQAGWAVLWSLAGMLVYLWFRFEFIYGAAAVIAVFHDTLITIGFFSLFNIEITLTVVAAILTLVGYSMNDTIVVFDRIRENLQTMRRSTLSEIVNRSINDTLSRTVIASGLTFLTVLALFIFGGEVLHGFSFALVVGILIGTYSSIAVAAPMLVAYQDWRASKGKSTQLTAGRKATV from the coding sequence GTGGAACTGTTTCGCGACGTAAAAATCGATTGGCTGAGCAAGAAGTGGTTCTTTCTTGGCTTCAGCTTGATCTTCTCCGTGGCCGGCGTGCTCAGCATGCTCTTCTGGCATCACGTTCCGGTGGGCATCGACTTCAAGGGCGGCACGCAGGTGCGTGTCTCCTTCCCGACCGCGCCCAACGAAGACCACCTGCGCCAGGCGATGGATCGCGCCGGCATTCACGATGCCAGCATTCAGCGCCTGACCGGCGGGTCGACCGGTAACGAAGCGGTCATTACGCTGCCGCAGGCAAATGACAGCAACGCCGACTCAGCGCGAACTGCCGTGGTTGGCGCGCTGGCAAACAACTACAAGGATTCCTCCTACAAGATCGAAGACGCCTACACCGTCGGTCCCACGGCGGGTAAGCAGTTGACGCGGCAGGCCGGCTGGGCCGTTCTGTGGTCGCTGGCAGGCATGCTTGTCTACCTGTGGTTCCGGTTTGAGTTCATCTATGGCGCGGCCGCTGTCATCGCCGTCTTCCATGACACGCTCATCACCATCGGCTTCTTCTCGTTGTTCAACATTGAGATCACGCTGACCGTCGTCGCCGCCATCCTGACGCTGGTGGGCTACTCCATGAACGACACCATCGTCGTCTTCGACCGTATCCGCGAGAACCTGCAGACCATGCGCCGGTCCACACTCTCTGAGATCGTGAACCGCAGCATCAATGACACGCTGAGCCGGACGGTCATCGCCTCGGGCCTGACGTTCCTAACCGTTCTGGCGCTGTTCATCTTCGGTGGTGAAGTGCTGCACGGCTTCTCCTTCGCCCTCGTTGTCGGCATCCTGATCGGTACGTACTCGTCCATCGCCGTCGCCGCTCCCATGCTCGTCGCCTATCAGGACTGGCGCGCCAGCAAGGGCAAGAGCACGCAGCTGACGGCAGGTCGTAAAGCGACGGTCTAA
- the secD gene encoding protein translocase subunit SecD, which translates to MQKNLNGKIIAIIAILLVFLYGIFGIPHGSLKQTLTDRIHLGLDLRGGTHLVLQVHTAEAVAANSDNDLVRTQAAVTKVAPTAKAAKPDAAQPVILVSGVPSASMQAVKTVLSGTEYSAYDISSTADGYKLSMKLAEIKDMRERTLDTSIETIRSRVDSLGVAEPVIQKYGLGEDQILVELPGIDNPDRVRDVIQSTARLEIHEVEGGPYTSLQDAQTAVQPDAVIVQGGNTADAQEYYALKRIAIVQGPDFRDARASQDEAGRPDVSFNLTTGAGDRFYQYTSTSIGKQMAIVLDNRVKEVATINGAIRDQGQISGGGFNKQTAADLSLMLRTGSLPASITFLETHSVGPSLGAASIRQGVIASIVGMLAVMVFMLVYYRGAGINADLALILNLVILLGFMGFTGSTLTLPGIAGVILTIGMGVDSNVLIFERIREEINLGKPAAAAVKNGFDHAWTTILDTHVTTIVSALILFFVGTGPVRGFAVTLMFGLLANLFTAVFVSRVIFDSVLQRKTRGEALSI; encoded by the coding sequence ATGCAGAAGAATCTGAACGGCAAGATCATCGCCATTATCGCCATCCTCCTGGTCTTCCTGTACGGGATCTTTGGCATTCCCCACGGCTCGCTGAAGCAGACACTAACGGACCGCATCCACCTGGGTCTCGATCTCCGTGGTGGCACCCACCTGGTGCTGCAGGTACACACGGCCGAAGCGGTTGCTGCCAACAGTGACAATGACCTGGTCCGCACGCAGGCTGCCGTTACCAAGGTTGCTCCAACTGCCAAGGCCGCGAAGCCCGACGCGGCACAGCCCGTCATCCTTGTCAGCGGCGTTCCCTCGGCGAGCATGCAGGCCGTAAAAACCGTGCTAAGCGGCACAGAGTATAGCGCTTACGACATCAGCTCCACGGCCGACGGCTACAAGCTCTCGATGAAGCTGGCTGAGATCAAGGACATGCGCGAGCGCACGCTGGATACGTCGATTGAGACGATCCGCAGCCGTGTCGATTCCCTCGGCGTGGCCGAGCCCGTCATCCAGAAGTATGGTCTCGGAGAAGATCAGATCCTCGTCGAGCTGCCCGGCATCGACAATCCCGATCGCGTCCGCGACGTGATCCAGTCGACTGCGCGCCTCGAGATCCACGAGGTCGAAGGCGGACCCTACACCAGCCTGCAGGACGCGCAGACCGCCGTGCAGCCGGATGCCGTCATCGTTCAGGGTGGCAATACGGCCGACGCGCAGGAGTACTACGCACTGAAGCGTATCGCCATCGTGCAGGGCCCCGACTTCCGCGATGCACGAGCCTCGCAGGATGAGGCCGGCCGCCCGGATGTCTCGTTCAACCTGACCACCGGCGCCGGCGACCGCTTCTACCAGTACACCAGCACCTCCATCGGCAAGCAGATGGCAATCGTGCTCGATAACCGCGTGAAAGAAGTCGCGACCATCAACGGCGCCATTCGCGACCAGGGACAGATCAGCGGCGGTGGCTTCAACAAGCAGACCGCAGCCGACCTTTCGCTGATGCTCCGCACTGGCTCGCTACCCGCGTCGATCACATTCCTTGAGACACACTCGGTCGGACCTTCGCTGGGCGCCGCAAGCATCCGCCAGGGCGTTATCGCGTCGATCGTCGGCATGCTGGCCGTCATGGTCTTCATGCTGGTCTACTACCGCGGCGCCGGCATCAACGCGGATCTCGCTTTGATCCTGAACCTTGTGATCCTGCTTGGTTTCATGGGCTTCACCGGATCCACGCTCACGCTGCCCGGCATCGCCGGCGTCATCCTGACCATCGGTATGGGCGTCGACTCCAACGTGCTGATCTTCGAGCGCATCCGTGAGGAGATCAATCTGGGCAAGCCCGCCGCAGCAGCCGTCAAGAACGGCTTCGATCATGCGTGGACGACGATCCTCGACACGCACGTGACGACCATCGTCTCGGCGCTGATCCTGTTCTTCGTCGGCACGGGCCCGGTCCGCGGCTTCGCCGTCACGCTGATGTTCGGTCTGCTTGCCAACCTGTTTACCGCGGTGTTCGTTTCGCGCGTGATCTTTGACAGCGTCCTGCAGCGCAAGACGCGCGGCGAAGCCCTGTCGATCTAA
- the yajC gene encoding preprotein translocase subunit YajC, with protein sequence MHAAFALFYLQAGGFGNLGLLLPVLLVGMVLMTAIPNQRKQKKWNQMLASLKSGDRVVTTGGLRGTILNLKDDAVIVRTLPDGVKLEVLKSAIASVTTEDDETEKA encoded by the coding sequence GTGCACGCAGCATTTGCCCTCTTCTATTTACAGGCCGGTGGATTCGGCAATCTTGGCCTGTTACTGCCCGTGCTGCTCGTCGGCATGGTGCTGATGACGGCGATCCCCAACCAGCGCAAGCAGAAAAAGTGGAACCAGATGCTGGCCAGCCTGAAGTCGGGCGATCGCGTGGTCACCACCGGAGGTCTGCGCGGCACCATCCTGAACCTGAAGGACGATGCGGTCATCGTGCGGACGCTGCCGGACGGCGTCAAGCTGGAAGTTTTGAAGAGCGCCATTGCGTCCGTAACCACGGAGGACGACGAGACGGAAAAGGCTTAG
- a CDS encoding glutaminase family protein, producing the protein MHLRKSALPLALLFTTLANAQSDRRPPATPLIAHDPYFSVWSFTDKLTDESTKHWTGHSQPLDSLVRVDGKSFRIMGNSPREVPAMEQTGTELTPTHTRYHFAGGGVAIDLTFFTPAFLDDLDLLSRPATYLTWTAHSTDGQPHQVSAFLNANAEMATSFSGQPVTYARQQTGNMTVLSVGTQSQNVLNRSGDDLKIDWGYFHIAVPTAAGAKTTLSGRTAQGFAKDGMLAGADDIDGPAPNTKAATEMAVAIPFGSVSVQPVSKTVIVSYTETFSMEVLNTRVRPWWQRDGKPVSDMLEEALRDYDKLDARGNAFDAKLVADLTKTAGEHYAWLCTLSYRQSIAAHKLVAGPDGQPMLFAKENFSNGDTATVDVFYPSAPIFLFFNPRLLHAQVLPILEYAAMPNRWRFPFAPHDLGRYPLANGQDYGGGEKTEEDQMPVEESGNMILLVDALARLEPNGDGVKLAEKYWPQLTQWAQYLHEHGLDPEKQLTTDDFAGHVTHNANLSLKAIDALAAYADLSKLLHHDAEAKKYNTDAHEYAKKWMEMDREGDHYKLAFDSPNTWSQKYNLVWDKLLGYDLFPKSVRDSELTFYKTKLNIYGLPLDSRKDYTKLDWELWTATLADDSATFNTLVDPLYKWSNETTSRVPMTDWYDTKTGKQSGFQARSVVGGLFIKALADKPLADKYRSLAK; encoded by the coding sequence ATGCATCTGCGAAAGTCCGCCCTGCCGCTTGCCCTGCTATTCACCACACTGGCGAACGCGCAGTCTGATCGTCGTCCCCCGGCTACTCCGCTGATTGCGCACGACCCGTACTTCTCCGTCTGGAGCTTCACGGACAAGCTGACGGACGAGTCCACTAAGCACTGGACCGGCCACTCGCAGCCGTTGGACAGTCTGGTACGGGTGGACGGTAAATCCTTTCGCATCATGGGCAACAGTCCCCGCGAGGTCCCGGCGATGGAGCAGACCGGCACCGAGCTGACGCCGACACACACTCGCTATCACTTCGCCGGCGGCGGCGTCGCAATTGACCTCACATTTTTCACGCCGGCGTTTCTGGACGATCTGGATCTGCTCTCTCGTCCGGCCACCTATCTGACATGGACCGCGCACAGTACGGATGGGCAGCCTCACCAGGTCTCGGCCTTCCTGAATGCGAATGCCGAGATGGCGACCAGCTTCAGCGGCCAGCCTGTGACGTACGCTCGGCAGCAGACCGGCAACATGACTGTTCTGTCGGTCGGCACCCAGAGTCAGAATGTCCTGAACCGCTCGGGCGATGACCTGAAGATCGACTGGGGCTACTTCCACATCGCCGTGCCGACCGCAGCAGGCGCAAAGACGACTTTGAGCGGACGCACCGCACAGGGATTTGCCAAGGACGGCATGCTCGCGGGCGCAGACGATATTGACGGTCCGGCGCCAAACACCAAGGCTGCGACGGAGATGGCTGTCGCGATTCCATTCGGCAGCGTCAGTGTGCAGCCTGTGTCAAAAACCGTGATCGTCAGCTACACCGAAACCTTCAGCATGGAGGTGTTGAACACGCGCGTCCGCCCGTGGTGGCAGCGTGATGGCAAGCCTGTCAGCGACATGCTGGAAGAGGCGCTGCGCGACTACGACAAGCTCGACGCACGCGGCAACGCCTTCGACGCCAAGTTGGTCGCTGACCTGACGAAGACCGCCGGCGAACACTATGCGTGGCTCTGCACGCTGTCGTACCGGCAGTCGATCGCAGCGCACAAGCTGGTCGCTGGACCGGACGGACAGCCAATGCTCTTCGCCAAGGAGAACTTCTCCAACGGCGACACGGCAACGGTCGACGTCTTCTACCCGAGCGCGCCGATCTTCCTCTTCTTCAACCCGCGGCTGCTGCACGCGCAGGTGCTACCCATCCTGGAATACGCTGCCATGCCAAACCGCTGGCGCTTTCCGTTCGCACCGCATGACCTGGGCCGCTACCCGCTGGCGAACGGACAGGACTACGGCGGTGGCGAGAAGACCGAAGAGGATCAGATGCCCGTGGAAGAGAGCGGCAACATGATCCTGCTGGTCGACGCGCTCGCTCGTCTGGAGCCGAACGGCGATGGTGTCAAGCTGGCCGAGAAGTATTGGCCGCAGCTGACACAGTGGGCGCAGTACCTGCACGAGCACGGCCTGGATCCCGAAAAGCAGCTGACGACCGACGACTTCGCGGGGCACGTGACGCACAACGCGAACCTGTCGCTGAAGGCCATTGATGCACTCGCTGCTTACGCCGACCTGAGCAAGCTGCTGCACCATGACGCCGAGGCCAAGAAGTACAACACCGACGCACACGAGTACGCGAAGAAGTGGATGGAGATGGACCGCGAGGGCGACCACTACAAGCTGGCCTTCGACAGCCCAAACACGTGGAGCCAGAAGTACAACCTGGTCTGGGACAAACTGCTGGGCTACGACCTGTTCCCGAAGTCCGTGCGCGACAGCGAACTCACCTTCTACAAGACCAAGCTGAACATCTACGGCTTGCCGCTCGACAGCCGGAAGGACTATACCAAGCTGGACTGGGAGCTATGGACCGCGACACTTGCGGATGACAGCGCAACCTTCAACACGCTGGTCGACCCGCTGTATAAGTGGTCCAACGAGACCACGAGCCGCGTGCCTATGACCGACTGGTACGACACCAAAACCGGCAAGCAGAGCGGCTTCCAGGCGCGCAGTGTTGTCGGTGGCCTGTTCATCAAGGCGCTTGCCGACAAGCCACTTGCAGACAAGTATCGAAGCTTGGCGAAATAA